One segment of Gemmatimonadota bacterium DNA contains the following:
- the glmS gene encoding glutamine--fructose-6-phosphate transaminase (isomerizing) encodes MCGIVGYVGPRQAVALLIEGLRRLEYRGYDSSGIAVLNGSGLVVLKQSGKLSALEQQLAEYTPKGTIGIGHTRWATHGPPTATNAHPHLDQSGKIALIHNGIIENAGAIKQVLLQRGHVFKSETDTEVLAHLVGECYRGNLEEAVAEALREVDGAYGIAVLSQDEPDVLVAARKGSPLLVGVGDGEWFVASDASAILSHTRSVVYLDDGEMVVLTREGYHVRDLAATRIEKPVNQIEWDLATIERGGYNHFMLKEIFEQPDTVRNTMRGHLLEEEGTARVSGLNLTDDDIKRINRIVITACGTSWHSGLIGEYMLEELARIPVEVEYASEFRYRNPVVDDRTLVIGISQSGETADTLAAIREAKRRGARTIGLVNSVGSTIAREVDGGIYLHAGPEVGVASTKAFTSQVIALALITLRFGRLRNLSILQGRQIIQGLKALPEQIQQILDRHEEVEALAERFWRSNNALYLGRGVNFPVALEGALKLKEISYIHAEGYPAAEMKHGPIALIDENMPVVFIAPKDAVHGKIVSNVEEVRARGGQVIAIKNEGDDQIKRLAAATFTIPDTLDLLTPILTIIPLQLFSYYVAVRRGCNVDQPRNLAKSVTVE; translated from the coding sequence ATGTGTGGCATCGTCGGGTACGTAGGCCCCAGGCAGGCGGTGGCGCTCCTCATCGAGGGGCTGCGGCGCCTCGAGTACCGTGGGTATGACTCCTCCGGCATCGCGGTCCTGAACGGCTCGGGCCTGGTGGTCCTCAAGCAGTCGGGCAAGCTGTCGGCGCTGGAGCAGCAGCTGGCGGAGTACACCCCGAAGGGCACCATCGGCATCGGCCACACCCGCTGGGCCACCCACGGCCCGCCCACCGCCACCAACGCGCATCCCCACCTGGACCAGTCGGGGAAGATCGCGCTGATCCACAACGGCATCATCGAGAACGCCGGCGCCATCAAGCAGGTGCTCCTGCAGCGCGGGCACGTGTTCAAGTCGGAGACCGACACCGAGGTGCTGGCCCACCTGGTGGGCGAGTGCTACCGGGGCAACCTCGAGGAGGCGGTGGCCGAGGCGCTGCGCGAGGTGGACGGCGCCTACGGGATCGCGGTGCTGTCGCAGGACGAGCCGGACGTGCTGGTGGCGGCGCGGAAGGGCTCGCCGCTGCTGGTGGGCGTGGGCGACGGCGAGTGGTTCGTGGCCTCGGACGCGTCGGCCATCCTCTCGCACACCCGTTCGGTGGTGTACCTGGACGACGGCGAGATGGTCGTGCTCACCCGCGAGGGGTACCACGTCCGCGACCTCGCGGCCACCCGCATCGAGAAGCCGGTCAACCAGATCGAGTGGGACCTCGCCACCATCGAGCGGGGCGGGTACAACCACTTCATGCTGAAGGAGATCTTCGAGCAGCCGGATACCGTGCGCAACACCATGCGCGGCCACCTGCTCGAGGAGGAGGGGACGGCGCGGGTCAGCGGCCTCAACCTCACCGACGACGACATCAAGCGGATCAACCGGATCGTCATCACCGCCTGCGGCACCAGCTGGCACTCCGGGCTGATCGGCGAGTACATGCTGGAGGAGCTGGCGCGGATCCCGGTCGAGGTGGAGTACGCCTCCGAGTTCCGCTACCGGAACCCGGTGGTCGACGACCGCACCCTGGTCATCGGCATCTCGCAGTCGGGCGAGACCGCCGACACCCTCGCCGCGATCCGCGAGGCCAAGCGCCGCGGGGCGCGGACCATCGGCCTGGTGAACTCGGTGGGGTCCACGATCGCGCGCGAGGTGGACGGCGGCATCTACCTGCACGCCGGCCCCGAGGTGGGCGTGGCGAGCACCAAGGCGTTTACCAGCCAGGTGATCGCGCTGGCGCTCATCACGCTGCGGTTCGGGCGGCTCAGGAACCTGAGCATCCTGCAGGGCCGGCAGATCATCCAGGGGCTCAAGGCGCTGCCGGAGCAGATCCAGCAGATCCTCGACCGGCACGAGGAGGTCGAGGCGCTGGCGGAGCGGTTCTGGCGCAGCAACAACGCGCTCTATCTCGGCCGGGGGGTGAACTTCCCGGTGGCGCTCGAGGGCGCCCTCAAGCTCAAGGAGATCTCCTACATCCACGCCGAGGGGTACCCGGCGGCGGAGATGAAGCACGGGCCGATCGCGCTGATCGACGAGAACATGCCGGTGGTGTTCATCGCGCCCAAGGACGCGGTGCACGGCAAGATCGTGTCGAACGTGGAGGAGGTCCGGGCCCGCGGCGGGCAGGTGATCGCCATCAAGAACGAGGGCGACGATCAGATCAAGCGGCTGGCGGCGGCCACCTTCACCATCCCCGACACCCTCGACCTGCTGACGCCGATCCTGACGATCATCCCGCTGCAGCTCTTCAGCTACTACGTGGCCGTCCGCCGCGGCTGCAACGTGGACCAGCCGCGCAACCTGGCCAAGAGCGTCACGGTCGAGTAG
- the glmM gene encoding phosphoglucosamine mutase: MSDTLMISVSGMRGIVGKDLTPELVARHAAALGAWARASGKPLVVLGRDARTSGPMFARAATAGLMSVGVDVIDVGIAPTPTVQLAVEHHHAGAGLILTASHNPIEWNALKLVGPDGVFLDGEDGARVRALAEAGPPRAGWEGVGAVREDPGAIARHLAQVLALPMIDVAAIRARHFVVALDCVRGAGGTTMPALLEQLGCRVHAIHTEVDGRFPRPPEPLPENLGDLSRLVRESGAAIGLAVDPDVDRLALVDETGAPIGEDYTLALAVRAMLSHSAAPSGGRAGQPTVVANLSTSLVVEDAARMGGARFVRAPVGEANVARTIRDEGALIGGEGNGGVILPSLHIGRDAPVGVALILHLLAATGQSVASLVGGQPRYRIVKAKAPRGNDLAPVYARLKARFSDAVPDSRDGLRLAWSDRWVHVRPSGTEPIVRFIAEAPTDADAQALVSVCRELFSS; encoded by the coding sequence ATGTCTGACACCCTGATGATCAGTGTCTCCGGGATGCGGGGGATCGTAGGCAAGGACCTCACCCCGGAGCTCGTCGCCCGCCACGCTGCCGCCCTCGGCGCGTGGGCCCGGGCCAGCGGCAAGCCGCTCGTGGTCCTGGGCCGCGATGCCCGGACCAGCGGGCCCATGTTCGCGCGCGCCGCCACCGCGGGGCTCATGTCGGTGGGCGTGGACGTGATCGACGTCGGCATCGCGCCCACGCCGACCGTCCAGCTGGCGGTGGAACACCACCACGCCGGCGCCGGCCTGATCCTGACCGCGAGCCACAACCCGATCGAGTGGAACGCCCTCAAGCTGGTGGGGCCGGACGGGGTGTTCCTCGATGGCGAGGACGGCGCCCGGGTCCGGGCCCTCGCGGAGGCGGGCCCGCCGCGAGCCGGGTGGGAGGGGGTCGGCGCCGTCCGGGAGGATCCCGGGGCCATCGCCCGGCATCTCGCGCAGGTGCTGGCGCTTCCCATGATCGACGTGGCGGCCATCCGGGCGCGGCACTTCGTGGTGGCGCTCGACTGCGTCCGGGGCGCCGGCGGCACCACCATGCCCGCGCTGCTCGAGCAGCTCGGCTGCCGGGTCCACGCCATCCATACCGAGGTCGATGGCCGGTTCCCGCGCCCGCCCGAGCCGCTCCCTGAGAATCTGGGCGATTTGTCGCGTCTGGTACGGGAGAGCGGCGCGGCGATCGGGCTGGCGGTGGATCCGGACGTGGACCGGCTGGCGCTGGTGGACGAGACCGGGGCCCCCATCGGGGAGGATTACACCCTCGCGCTGGCCGTCCGCGCCATGCTGTCGCATTCCGCCGCGCCGTCGGGCGGCCGGGCGGGCCAGCCGACGGTCGTGGCCAACCTCAGCACCAGCCTGGTGGTCGAGGACGCCGCACGGATGGGGGGGGCCCGGTTTGTCCGGGCCCCCGTGGGGGAGGCCAATGTGGCCCGGACCATCCGGGACGAGGGGGCGCTGATCGGTGGGGAGGGGAATGGGGGGGTCATTCTGCCCTCGCTGCACATCGGCCGGGACGCTCCGGTCGGTGTGGCACTGATCCTGCACCTGCTTGCGGCAACGGGACAGTCGGTGGCCTCCCTGGTGGGAGGGCAGCCTCGGTACCGGATCGTGAAGGCCAAAGCACCACGCGGCAACGACTTAGCGCCAGTTTACGCGCGCCTGAAGGCCCGCTTTTCGGACGCGGTGCCGGATTCCCGCGACGGACTGAGGCTTGCATGGTCCGACCGCTGGGTGCATGTGCGGCCCTCCGGAACCGAGCCCATCGTCCGGTTCATCGCGGAGGCCCCGACGGACGCGGACGCGCAGGCCCTGGTGTCCGTCTGTCGCGAACTCTTTTCCAGTTGA
- a CDS encoding response regulator: MPPGSGPALCLLADDDPDLRRAMAHVLEGLGLACLEAGSGLEALTILDQTGELPLLVSDVSMPGLDGLGLLREARKRYPDMAVVMLSGIREAETAVACLQAGALDYITKPALLGEIHSRIRRALEKRELQLQNRFYQQNLERLVDQQAVRIKEMFLEGVQTLVHALDAKDPYTRGHSTRVSHYAERLAARMGFSGQALEDIRLGAALHDIGKIGTPEAILRKPGPLTSEEFTSISAHTVLGERILSPLVRENPLVLSIVRSHHERVDGEGFPDRLEGPRIPWAARIVAVADAYDAMTTDRSYRSSLSPETALAELDSHAGSHFDAEVVAAFRLEFPPAAAAPLIG, encoded by the coding sequence ATGCCTCCCGGCAGCGGGCCGGCGTTGTGCCTGCTCGCCGACGACGACCCCGACCTGCGGCGCGCCATGGCCCACGTGCTCGAGGGGCTGGGACTGGCCTGTCTCGAGGCGGGCTCCGGCCTCGAGGCGCTCACCATCCTCGACCAGACCGGCGAGCTCCCGCTCCTGGTCTCCGACGTGTCCATGCCCGGCCTCGACGGCCTGGGCCTGCTGCGCGAGGCGCGCAAGCGCTACCCGGACATGGCGGTGGTGATGCTCTCCGGCATTCGCGAGGCGGAAACCGCCGTGGCCTGCCTGCAGGCCGGGGCGCTCGACTACATCACCAAGCCCGCCCTGCTGGGCGAGATCCACTCCCGCATCCGCCGCGCCCTCGAGAAGCGGGAGCTGCAGCTGCAGAACCGGTTCTACCAGCAGAACCTGGAGCGGCTGGTCGACCAGCAGGCGGTGCGGATCAAGGAGATGTTCCTCGAGGGGGTGCAGACCCTGGTCCATGCCCTCGACGCCAAGGACCCCTACACCCGCGGGCACTCCACCCGGGTGAGCCACTATGCCGAGCGGCTGGCGGCGCGGATGGGGTTCTCGGGCCAGGCGCTGGAGGACATCCGGCTGGGCGCCGCGCTGCACGACATCGGCAAGATCGGCACCCCCGAGGCCATCCTGCGGAAACCGGGGCCGCTCACGTCCGAGGAGTTCACCTCGATCAGCGCCCACACGGTGCTGGGCGAGCGGATCCTCTCGCCGCTGGTGCGCGAGAACCCGCTGGTGCTCTCGATCGTCCGCTCGCACCACGAGCGGGTGGACGGCGAGGGCTTCCCCGACCGCCTGGAGGGGCCGCGCATCCCCTGGGCGGCGCGCATCGTGGCCGTGGCCGACGCGTACGACGCGATGACGACCGACCGCTCCTACCGGAGCTCGCTGTCGCCCGAGACCGCGCTCGCCGAGCTCGACTCGCACGCCGGCAGCCATTTCGACGCCGAGGTGGTGGCGGCCTTCCGGCTCGAGTTTCCGCCCGCCGCCGCCGCCCCGCTGATCGGCTAG
- a CDS encoding response regulator produces MLDQVAAALEPRALAPRCLVVDDDAPVRSAIAKVTQLLGLAPLEAADGAAALRLLAEQGEVPLVISDVNMPGISGMELLEEITRRYPDTAVLMLSGVADVKIAVACLDKGALDYIAKPALLEEVRARVAKALEKRDLLLQRRFYQRNLELRVRVQANRIKELFLQGVQTLAQALEAKDAYTSGHSIRVSRYAVQTAVRLGFTGEKLEEIRLGGELHDIGKIGTREAVLNKPGPLTDEEFLHITEHTMLGEKILAPLARENPTVLRIVRNHHERMDGRGFPDRLAGGDIPFEARIVCVVDAFDAMTTNRAYRASRTPQAAMEELERCVGTHFDPDVVRAFLAAFPDPGQLPLTV; encoded by the coding sequence ATGCTCGATCAGGTCGCTGCCGCCCTGGAGCCGCGCGCCCTCGCGCCCCGCTGCCTCGTGGTCGACGATGATGCCCCGGTCCGCTCCGCGATCGCCAAGGTCACCCAGCTGCTGGGGCTGGCGCCGCTCGAGGCCGCCGACGGCGCGGCCGCCCTCCGGCTCCTCGCGGAGCAGGGCGAGGTGCCGCTGGTGATCAGCGACGTGAACATGCCCGGCATCTCCGGCATGGAGCTGCTCGAGGAGATCACCCGGCGCTACCCCGATACCGCCGTCCTGATGCTCTCCGGCGTGGCCGACGTGAAGATCGCGGTGGCCTGCCTCGACAAGGGCGCGCTCGACTACATCGCCAAGCCGGCGCTGCTGGAGGAGGTGCGGGCCCGCGTGGCCAAGGCCCTCGAGAAGCGCGACCTGCTGCTGCAGCGGCGATTCTACCAGCGCAACCTCGAGCTCCGGGTGCGGGTGCAGGCCAACCGCATCAAGGAGCTGTTCCTGCAGGGGGTGCAGACCCTGGCCCAGGCGCTGGAAGCGAAGGATGCCTACACCAGCGGCCATTCCATCCGGGTGAGCCGCTACGCGGTGCAGACCGCGGTGCGCCTCGGCTTCACCGGCGAGAAGCTCGAGGAGATCCGGCTGGGCGGGGAACTGCACGACATCGGCAAGATCGGCACCCGCGAGGCGGTGCTCAACAAGCCGGGGCCGCTGACCGACGAGGAGTTCCTGCACATCACCGAGCACACCATGCTCGGCGAGAAGATCCTGGCCCCGCTGGCGCGCGAGAACCCGACGGTACTGCGCATCGTGCGCAACCACCACGAACGAATGGACGGGCGCGGCTTCCCCGACCGCCTGGCCGGCGGCGACATCCCGTTCGAGGCACGCATCGTCTGCGTGGTGGATGCCTTCGACGCCATGACCACCAACCGCGCCTACCGGGCCTCCCGGACGCCGCAGGCCGCCATGGAGGAGCTGGAGCGCTGCGTCGGCACCCACTTCGATCCCGACGTGGTCCGCGCCTTCCTCGCCGCCTTCCCCGACCCGGGCCAGCTGCCGCTGACCGTGTGA
- a CDS encoding cystathionine gamma-synthase encodes MTQLREDDARHGFATRAVHAGQAPDPLSGAVMTPIYQTSTYVQEGLGRHKGYEYARTQNPTREALERCVASLEGGTHGFAFGSGLAALDTILKLLSSGDHVVCGENVYGGSHRLMERVYGRFGLTFTFVDMRDPDRVASAITPATRLVYGETPTNPMMFLADLEAIGHITQARGLLFAVDNTFATPYFQQPLALGADLVLHSTTKYLNGHSDMVGGMLVTARDDLAERIGFLQNAAGGVPGPMDCWLCLRGLKTLPLRMRQHDANGRELAAWLVKHPQVRKVYYPGLPDHPQHALACRQMRGFGGMISIELGDPALARRVVERTRVFALAESLGGVESLIGHPASMTHASVPLALRQAMGLTDSLVRLSCGVEEAEDLMADLEQALG; translated from the coding sequence ATGACTCAGCTTCGCGAAGACGATGCGCGGCATGGCTTTGCCACCCGCGCGGTGCACGCCGGCCAGGCCCCCGATCCGCTCTCCGGCGCGGTGATGACGCCCATCTACCAGACGTCCACCTACGTCCAGGAGGGGCTGGGCCGGCACAAGGGGTACGAGTACGCCCGCACCCAGAATCCCACCCGCGAGGCGCTGGAGCGGTGCGTGGCCAGCCTCGAGGGCGGCACGCACGGCTTTGCCTTCGGCTCCGGGCTCGCGGCGCTCGACACCATCCTCAAGCTGCTCTCGAGCGGCGACCACGTGGTCTGCGGCGAGAACGTCTACGGCGGCTCGCACCGGCTGATGGAGCGGGTCTACGGCCGGTTCGGCCTGACGTTCACCTTCGTGGACATGCGCGACCCGGACCGGGTGGCCAGCGCCATCACCCCGGCCACCCGGCTGGTGTACGGCGAGACCCCCACCAACCCGATGATGTTCCTCGCGGACCTCGAGGCCATCGGCCACATCACCCAGGCGCGCGGGCTGCTCTTCGCGGTGGACAATACCTTCGCCACGCCGTACTTCCAGCAGCCGCTGGCGCTGGGCGCCGACCTCGTGCTCCACTCCACCACCAAGTACCTCAACGGCCACAGCGACATGGTGGGCGGCATGCTGGTTACCGCCCGCGACGACCTGGCCGAGCGGATCGGCTTCCTGCAGAACGCCGCCGGCGGGGTGCCCGGTCCCATGGACTGCTGGCTCTGCCTCCGCGGCCTCAAGACCCTCCCGCTCCGCATGCGCCAGCACGACGCCAACGGCCGCGAGCTCGCGGCCTGGCTGGTGAAGCATCCACAGGTACGGAAGGTCTACTACCCGGGGCTCCCCGACCATCCGCAGCACGCGCTCGCCTGCCGGCAGATGCGGGGTTTCGGCGGGATGATCTCGATCGAGCTGGGCGATCCGGCGCTGGCCCGCCGGGTGGTCGAACGCACCCGGGTCTTTGCGCTGGCCGAATCCCTCGGCGGCGTCGAGAGCCTCATCGGCCACCCGGCGAGCATGACCCACGCCTCCGTCCCCCTCGCGCTGCGACAGGCCATGGGCCTGACCGACAGCCTGGTGCGGCTGAGCTGCGGCGTGGAAGAAGCCGAGGATCTGATGGCGGATCTGGAGCAGGCGCTGGGGTAG
- a CDS encoding M48 family metallopeptidase, with product MPAPRPRRTFPDIAPVSWEHPADRAALQTLRSVPGFEEITRKILAFLGGERGIRLLFQANAIRVGPTQFPKLWTTHVEVCTTFDWPTVPELYVSQTPVFNAGAYGVDSPFIVLHSAALELLDDDEVRVLLAHEMGHVMSGHAFYRTIAAILFLVSASALPSLAGLALIPVKLAFLEWSRKSELSSDRAGLLGSQDPIAAQSLFMKMAGGVRPGLHEGQLDLDSFMAQAHEYATSNEGLDVLYKVLSTLMVTHPMHTVRAAELQRWIGQGEYDRIVRGEYTRRGAESQERPLRDEVNAAKDYYAQEARETIGQVVDAAKKAAERAKDAFRKAQQT from the coding sequence ATGCCAGCGCCACGCCCTCGTCGCACGTTTCCTGATATTGCCCCGGTCAGCTGGGAGCATCCCGCCGACCGCGCCGCGCTGCAGACCCTGCGCTCGGTCCCGGGGTTCGAGGAGATCACCCGGAAAATCCTGGCGTTCCTTGGGGGGGAGCGGGGCATCCGACTGCTGTTCCAGGCCAACGCCATCCGGGTGGGACCCACCCAGTTCCCGAAGCTCTGGACCACCCACGTCGAAGTCTGCACGACCTTCGACTGGCCGACGGTCCCTGAGCTCTATGTCTCGCAGACGCCGGTATTTAACGCCGGCGCCTATGGCGTGGACTCCCCATTTATCGTCCTCCACTCCGCCGCACTTGAATTGCTGGACGACGACGAGGTCCGGGTGCTGCTGGCCCACGAAATGGGCCACGTCATGAGCGGCCACGCCTTCTACCGGACCATTGCCGCGATCCTGTTCCTGGTGAGCGCCTCCGCGCTCCCCAGCCTGGCCGGCCTGGCCCTGATCCCGGTGAAGCTGGCGTTCCTGGAGTGGTCCCGGAAATCGGAGCTCTCGAGCGACCGCGCCGGCCTGCTGGGCAGCCAGGACCCGATCGCCGCGCAGAGCCTCTTCATGAAGATGGCCGGCGGGGTGCGCCCGGGATTGCACGAGGGCCAGCTCGACCTCGACAGCTTCATGGCCCAGGCCCACGAGTACGCCACCAGCAACGAGGGGCTGGACGTGCTCTACAAGGTGCTGAGCACCCTGATGGTGACCCACCCGATGCACACCGTCCGCGCGGCGGAGCTGCAGCGCTGGATCGGCCAGGGGGAATACGACCGCATCGTCCGGGGCGAGTACACCCGGCGCGGGGCGGAGTCGCAGGAGCGGCCGCTGCGGGATGAGGTGAACGCGGCGAAGGACTACTACGCGCAGGAAGCGCGGGAGACGATCGGCCAGGTGGTGGACGCCGCGAAGAAGGCGGCCGAGCGCGCCAAGGACGCCTTCCGGAAGGCCCAGCAGACGTGA
- the purD gene encoding phosphoribosylamine--glycine ligase: MKILVVGGGGREHAIAWALHREAPGAQLFAAPGNPGTAQVATNLPIAATDLDRLVAAVVAHGITFTIVGPEAPLAMGLANRLRATGHPVFGPDQAAAEIEASKAFSKAVMERAGVPTARSRTLTDLSRALAYIDAHPEPLVVKASGLAAGKGAIVCATRAEARGAVTAMLGEGKFGAAGKVVVVEEFMPGEELSLLAITNGTGIELLPAAQDHKRLGEGDTGPNTGGMGAYAPVALATPALLERARREVLAPTLRQLAAEGAPYNGVLYAGLMVGADGGLRVVEFNCRLGDPETQVVLPLVDGGLLECLHRVARGEAPSPLRVGSGAAVTTVLAARGYPDDPEKGAAIEIPATLPPGVTVFHAGTTRDPAGVLRASGGRVLNVTAVAPTFAEAQALSRAGAAAIRYDGKVFRGDIGWREAARRKV; this comes from the coding sequence GTGAAGATCCTCGTCGTCGGCGGCGGGGGGCGCGAACACGCGATCGCGTGGGCCCTCCACCGCGAAGCCCCGGGGGCCCAGCTCTTCGCCGCCCCGGGCAACCCCGGCACCGCGCAGGTCGCCACCAATCTCCCCATCGCCGCCACCGATCTCGACCGCCTCGTCGCGGCCGTGGTGGCGCACGGCATCACCTTCACCATCGTCGGGCCGGAGGCGCCGCTCGCCATGGGGCTGGCCAACCGGCTGCGCGCCACGGGACATCCGGTGTTCGGCCCCGACCAGGCCGCGGCCGAGATCGAGGCCTCCAAGGCCTTCTCCAAGGCGGTGATGGAGCGCGCCGGCGTCCCGACCGCGCGGAGCCGGACCCTCACCGACCTGTCGCGCGCGCTGGCCTATATCGACGCCCATCCCGAGCCCCTGGTGGTGAAGGCCTCGGGCCTCGCGGCGGGCAAGGGCGCCATCGTGTGCGCCACCCGCGCCGAAGCACGCGGGGCGGTGACCGCCATGCTGGGCGAGGGGAAGTTCGGCGCGGCCGGGAAGGTGGTGGTCGTCGAGGAGTTCATGCCGGGCGAGGAGCTCTCGCTGCTGGCCATTACCAATGGCACCGGCATCGAGCTGCTCCCCGCGGCGCAGGACCACAAGCGACTCGGCGAGGGTGACACGGGGCCCAACACCGGCGGCATGGGCGCGTATGCACCCGTCGCACTGGCCACCCCGGCGCTGCTCGAGCGGGCGCGGCGCGAGGTGCTCGCGCCCACGCTGCGCCAGCTCGCCGCGGAGGGGGCGCCCTACAACGGCGTGCTGTACGCCGGACTCATGGTGGGTGCCGACGGCGGCCTCCGCGTGGTGGAGTTCAACTGCCGCCTCGGCGACCCGGAGACGCAGGTGGTGCTGCCGCTGGTGGACGGCGGCCTGCTCGAGTGCCTGCACCGGGTGGCCCGCGGTGAGGCCCCAAGCCCGCTCCGCGTCGGGTCCGGCGCGGCGGTGACCACGGTGCTGGCGGCGCGCGGCTATCCCGACGACCCGGAGAAGGGCGCCGCCATCGAGATCCCGGCGACCCTGCCGCCGGGCGTGACGGTGTTCCACGCCGGGACCACCCGCGACCCCGCGGGCGTGCTGCGTGCCAGCGGCGGCCGGGTGCTCAACGTGACGGCGGTGGCCCCGACGTTCGCGGAAGCCCAGGCGCTGAGCCGCGCGGGCGCCGCCGCGATTCGCTACGATGGGAAGGTATTCCGGGGTGATATCGGCTGGCGGGAGGCGGCGCGGCGGAAAGTGTGA
- a CDS encoding sigma-70 family RNA polymerase sigma factor, giving the protein MANPTPDSALFEELLTPVLAPAYRTARHFTGNAADAEDAVQQASLLAWRAFGRFEAGTNFRAWFLRIVTNVCRSEYRRVRRAPNRLSLDDPDMGDAVLGAAVAEDLGPVPADVAYISELDTREIADALARLPEEYRTVCTLYFMEELAYQEIAEIIGRPVGTVRSRLHRGRRLLKQALLALAVERGLVSEPVGGVEREEEEVGVLVA; this is encoded by the coding sequence GTGGCGAACCCCACCCCAGATTCCGCGCTGTTCGAGGAGCTGCTCACCCCGGTGCTTGCACCCGCCTACCGGACCGCGCGCCACTTCACCGGCAACGCCGCGGACGCGGAGGATGCGGTGCAGCAGGCATCCCTCCTGGCCTGGCGGGCGTTCGGCCGCTTCGAGGCAGGGACCAACTTCCGCGCCTGGTTCCTCCGGATCGTCACGAACGTGTGCCGCTCGGAGTATCGCCGGGTCCGTCGGGCGCCGAATCGGCTCTCCCTCGACGACCCGGACATGGGCGACGCGGTGCTGGGCGCCGCCGTGGCGGAGGACCTGGGCCCGGTGCCGGCCGACGTGGCGTACATCTCCGAGCTCGACACCCGCGAGATCGCCGACGCGCTGGCCCGGCTGCCGGAGGAGTATCGCACGGTGTGCACGCTCTATTTCATGGAGGAGCTGGCGTACCAGGAAATCGCGGAGATCATCGGCCGCCCGGTGGGCACGGTGCGGTCCCGGCTGCACCGCGGCCGGCGCCTGCTCAAGCAGGCGCTGCTCGCGCTCGCGGTGGAACGCGGGCTGGTCAGCGAGCCGGTGGGTGGCGTGGAGAGGGAGGAGGAGGAGGTTGGGGTGCTCGTTGCGTAA